From Nocardioides faecalis:
GCAGGATCCGCTCGTCGGCGAGGTCGTCCTGGCTCAGCGCGGTCAGGCTCGGGCCGTTGACGTACGTCGAGGCGATGGTGAAGGCGGTGCTGAGCCTCGCTGCCACCAGGGTGGCCGGCTCGCACTCCTGCTCGACGGCGACGCGGTGGGTGAAGACCGTGAGCGCGTGGACCTGCTCGGGGTCGACCCGGCCGTGGGCGGCCTCGATGGCCGCCAACGCGTCGATCCCGGAGTGGGCGTAGCGGCAGGCGTTGTAGGGACGCAACGACAGCTCCTGCACGCCCATCGGCGCCCCGGCGCCGGGCAGGGCCAGCTGTTCGAGGCGGATGTCGTCGGCGAAGGCGGCGAAGAACCCCTCCGGGCCCTCGAGCACCGTGTCGGGACCGGTGAAGCCCCCGCGCGCAAGGAGGGCGGCCACGATCCCGCTGTGCGCGGGCAGGCCGCCGTGCAGCGCCATCAGCATGCCGCCGGCGTTGCGGAACTCGTAGAGGCCGCCGGCGCTGCTGCCGGCGATGCCCAGCGCGTCGAGGGTCTGCTCGCTCGACGCGCCGAGGAGCATCGAGGCGGTCAACGCCGTGCCGAACGGGTTGCAGGTCGCGGTCGGGTGGAACCCGCGGGCGCGATGGCTGGGGTTCACCACCCCGCCGACCCGCACGACCATCTCGACGCCGGCCACGATCGCGTCCAGGATCGCGTCGTCGTCCGCATCGGTCTCCGCGCCGAGCCCGAGCGCCGTCGCCACGACCGAGCAGCCGGGGTGGGTGATGGACTGCGAGTGGGTGTCGGTCAGCCCCAGGCTGTAGGCCATCGTGCCGTTGACCAGAGCGGCGGTCGCGACGTCGAACCGCTTCTCGGAGCCGATCACGGGGGAGGTGCCCGGCGAGCGCAGCGCCGACATCGTCTGCAGCACCGTGCGCCCCTCCTCGGTCCGGCTGCCGGCGATGCCGACCCCGAGGACATCGAGCACGAGCTCGCGCGCGGCCGACCGCGTGGCGTCCGGGGCGGGCAGGAGGCCCTTCAGCTCGGTGACGAAGGTGCGGGTGGTGGTGGGTGCGGGGGAAGACATGTCCGCCCCTCCCTCTCTCGTGACGGGTCATCTGTATACGGCGCACTCGACGTGTACGACTGTTGCCAGACGTGGTCTGCCGTGCCGTAGTTGAAGCCTCCACCCTGGGGTCCCGCAGGTGCTCGGCCCGCGTGCCGCTAGTCGGCACAAGGGCAGTGAGAGGCCGTCTGGATGCTTGGTATACGTAGATCACCTCCGGCCGACAGGGCCGGTCAGATCGATCCCGGGCCCCTCTGGCGCGGGACGAGTGAGGTTCGTTGAGATGAGTACCAAGAGTCAGCTCCGAAGCCGGTTGGCACAGGAGCGGATCGTCGTCCTCCCGGGCGTCGCGGACGCGATGACCGCGCGGTTGGCCGAGGACGCAGGCTTCGAGGCCGTCTACGTCACGGGAGCCGGGTTCGCCAACGCGAGCTTCGGTCAGCCGGACGTGGGACTGGTGACGATGAGCGAGGTCGTCGAGCACGTCCGGCGGGTCTCCCGCGCGGTCGGCATCCCGGTCGTCGTCGACGCGGACACCGGCTACGGAGGCCTGCTGAACGTGCACCGCACGGTCCAGGAGCTCGAGCACGCCGGCGCCGCCGCGATCCAGCTCGAGGACCAGGCGATCCCCAAGCGCTGCGGTCACTTCGACGGCCAGTCGCTCGTGTCGTCGGCTGAGATGGTGAGCAGGATCGCGGCCGCGGTCGACGCCCGGCGCGACCCCGAACTCGTGCTCATCGCCCGCACCGACGCCTACCAGAGCGAGGGCCTCGAGGGCGCGGTCGCTCGTGCCAACGCCTACCTGGCGGCCGGCGCGGACCTGATCTTCGTCGAGGCCCCCCGCAGCGCCGAGGACCTCGCCGTGCTGCCGTCGCGGGTGCACGGTCCCGTCCTGGCCAACATGGTCGAGGGGGGCAAGACCCCCTGGCGCAGCGCCGAGGAGCTCGAAGAGCTGGGCTTCCGCGTGGCGCTGTTCGCCAACGCCACCCTCCGCGTCGCGATGCGTGCCGCCCAGGAGGCGCTCGCCGTCCTCCGGGAGACCGGCGACACGAAGGAGCTGTGGCCCAAGATGCTCACTTGGGAGCAGCGTCAAGAACTGATCGGCCTGTCGACGATGCAGGCGCTCGAACAGCGCTTCGTCGACGCCGCCACCGATTCCCACCCACTCAAGCAAGGACAGTGACGTGCCCCAACCCCTCGCAAGAATCCTCGCCGAGCACTTCGCCGCGGCCCCGGCGCAGCCGGAGCCGAAGCTGGCCGAGATGAAGCGCCTCCTCACCGACTTCGTCGGGGTGGGACTCGCCGGCTCGCAGGCCGACACCGGCCAGCTGGTCGGTCAGTTCGTCACCTCGGTGGGCGGAGCGCCGGAGGCCTCGCTGATCGGCTCCGGGGCCCGGGTGCCGATGATGCACGCCGCCTTCGCCAACGCGATCTCCGAGCACAGCGTCGAGCTCGACGACGTGGACGAACTGGCGCTCTTCCACTACGCGCCGGTCATCATGTCCACCGCGCTGGCGGTGGGCCAGGCCACCCGCGCGAGCGGTGCCGAGGTGCTCTCGGCCGCGCTGTCGGGCGCCGAGATGATGGCCCGGCTCAGCCGCGCCACCAACTCCGCGCTGCGCGACCGGGGCTTCCACACCACCCCGACCTGCGGTGTCTTCGGCGCCACCGTCACCGCCGGGCGCCTCCTCGGCCTGGACGCCGACCAGCTGACCAGCGCCCTCGGCCTCGCCGGCGCCCAGGCGTCGGGCCTGATGGAGATGTACGGCACCTCCATGCAGAAGCGGTTCAACCCCGGGCCCGCCGCCCGCAACGGCGTCGTCGCCGCGCAGCTGGCGAAGATCGGCTTCACCGGCGCGGACACCATCATCGACGGCGAGCGCGGGTTCGCGCAGTCCTTCGCCGGCTTCCTGGACCCCGAGCCGCTGACGGCCGGCCTCGGCGAGGACGTGCCCGTGTTCGTGGAGTACAAGCCGTACTCCTGCGCCCGCCCGATCCACAACGCCATCGACTGCGCGCTCGAGGTCCGCCCGCACGTCCAGGGGCGCCTGGACGACATCAAGCGGCTCGTGGTCAAGCGGCACCCGGACTGGGCGCACTACCACGTGATCGGCCGCCCGCGGACGTTCCACGAGGCGCAGGTCAGCCTGCCCTACGCGGTCGCCGTGGCGCTGATCGAGGGCCAGGCCCTGCCGGCCCAGTTCTCCTCGCCCATCCTCGAGGACGAGCGGGTCCAGAACCTGTCGGCGATCGTCGAGGTCGAGCCCGACGACTCGCTGGCCCGAGGCGTCTCCTGCCACCTGCAGCTGGAGCTGACGGACGGCACCGTGCACGAGTCGGTCGTCGACTCGCCCCGCGGCTCGCTGGCCAACCCGCTCGACGACGAGGCCCTGCTCGCCAAGAGCACCTCCCTGGGCGCGCCGGTCGTCGGCGCCGACCGGTTCGCCGAGATCGCCCGCGTGGTCGGCTCCTTCGAGAAGGTCGACTCCGTCGACGAGCTGATGGACCTGCTGGTCGCCGAGGGTGCCGACCGTGGCTGAGACCACCGCAGGCCCGCTGACCGCCGAGCTCGGTGAGTTCGCCGCCGGGCTGACGTTCGACGCGATCCCCGCGGACCTCGTGACCCACATGAAGCGGTGCGTGCTCGACACCGTCGGGTGCGGGGTCTACGGCGCCTCGTTGGAGTGGAGCCGCATCCTGCGCTCCACCCTGCTCGAGGTCGACGGGACCGGCGTGGGCAGGCTCCTGGGCGCGGAGGGACTGCTCAGCGCTCCGCACTCCGCCCTCGTCAACGGCTCCGCGATCCATGCCTTCGAGATCGACGACCTGCACCCGCGCTCCATCGTGCACCCCGGCTCGGTCGTGCTGCCGGCGGCGCTGGCGGCGGCCGACGTGCGCGGCGGGGTCACCGGGCGGGAGCTGGTGACGGCCCTGGTGGCCGGCTACGAGGTCTCGGCGCGGGTGGGCAACTCCGTCGGTGCGGCGCACCTGCGGCAGGGCTACCACCCCACCGCCACCCACGGCACCATCGGCGCCGCGGTCGCGGCGGCGTCGATCCTCGGGCTCGACGCGGACCGGACCGTGCACGCGATGGGCATCGCGGGCACCCAGGCCGCCGGCCTGATGGCGGCGCAGTACTCCTCGATGGTGAAGCGGTTCCACGCCGGTCGCGCGGCGCAGAGCGGCGTCTACGGTGCCCTCCTCGCGGCGAACGGCTACACCGGGATCGACAACCTCTTCGAGGCCGAGTACGGCGGATACGGCCCCACGATGTCGCCCGAGTACGACGACACCGAGCTCACCCGCGGGCTGGGGGAGACGTGGGAGTCGCGCCTGGTCGGGTTCAAGCCCTACTCCACGAACGGCAGCTGCCACCCCACCATCGACGCGCTGCTGGCGATGCGGGAGGAGCACGGCCTGCGGCCCGAGATGGTCGGGGAGATCCGCATCGAGGCCTCGACCGCGACGAAGGCGCACGTCGGGTGGGAGTACACGCCCGGCAGCGTCACCACGGCCCAGATGAACCTGGGCTACATCGCCGCGGCCGTCCTCACCGACGGCGATGCGTTCGTCCGGCAGTTCTCGCCGGAGCGGATCGTCGACCCCGAGCTGGTCTCCTTCGCGCACCGCGTGCACGTCGCCATCGCGCCGGACATCGACGCCGAGGGCGACGGCGGCCGCCACCACACCCGGATCGCCGTGCACCTGCGCGACGGCCGGGTGCTGACGGACGACCGCGCCTTCGCCCGGGGGAGCTCGCGGCGGCCGATGACCGAGGACGAGCTGCGTGCCAAGTTCGACAAGCTGACCCAGGACCTGGTCGGGGCGGAGCGCTCGGCCGCTCTCATGTCCACGATCGACGACCTCGACGAGGCCCCGTCCTTGGACTCCCTGTGGTCGGGGATGGGTGGTTCGGCGCTCGTGTGACCCACGGCGTCCGCCCTCCTCATGAGCTCCCCCTGGCCTCGCCGGCCAGGGGGAGCTTCGCCGTTCCCGCCCACCTCGAAGGCGTCTTTTCGCAGGCCCGACCAGGGACGGGATACGTGGTATTCTCCGGCGGTGGATGACATCGCAGGTCTCGACGCGAACGGCGCGAGGCGCTGGGACTCCCGGGCCAGTGAGGCCTACCACCGGATCCGTGCCCTGATCTACGACGGCTCGATCCCGCCCGACGCGACCTTGGTCGAGGCGAGGCTGGTGCGGGTGCTGGAGATGAGCCGCACCCCGGTGCGTGAGGCGCTGCACCGGATGGAGGCCGAAGGGCTCCTCGAGGCGCTGCCGCGCGGTGGCTACGCCGTCGTCACCTTGAGCAGCGAGGACGTCAACGACCTCTACCAGATCCGCGCCGTCCTGGAAGGGCTCGCCGCCGAGACGGCCGCCGCGCGCTCGACCCGCGTGGCGATCGCCCAGCTCGAGGACCTCTACGACGAGATGGACGTCGCGGTGCAGCGCCGCGACGACGAGACCCTGATCCGGCTCAACCGACAGTTCCACCGGGCGGTCGCCGCCGCGAGCGGCAACCGGCACCTCGAGCGGATGCTCGACGACATCAAGGGGGCCTTCGAGCGGTTCCGGACCGATGCTGTGGCCGACGACGAGCGCAGGCGCACCGCGCACGCGGAGCACCAGGCGCTGATCGAGGCGCTCAAGGCTCGCGACGGAGCCCGGGCGCGCCGGGTCGCCGAGGAGCACGTGCACCACGCCCTGTCCCAGGGCACGCGCGCGGCCGACGGCTGAGGCGCCCCGCGCCGACCTCCTCAGGAGGTCGGCGCCTCCTCCTCGCGCAGTCGCGGCTCGGTGCGCTTCTCCGGCCGGATGCCCCGCTTGTCGGCGTAGAAGGCCCGGACCAGGTCCATGTCGGCCCGCACGTCGCCGGTGGGGCGCAGGGTCGGACCCATGCCCAGGGTCCGGCTCGGGCCGTCGACGAAGCCCAGCACCACGGGCAGGCCGGTCTGCTGCGCGATCCGGTAGAAGCCGGACTTCCAGTACTTGCCCTTGCTGCGGGTGCCCTCGGCGGCGATCACCAGCAGGAACGACTCGTCGGCCTCGGCCTGGGCCAGCAGGGCGCGGATGGTGGCACCGGGGTCGGCGCGGTCCAGCGGGATCCCGCCGGTACGGCGCAGCACCCACCCGATGCCGGGCTTGAAGAAGCTCTTCTTGATCAACACCTGCGGGGAGACGCCGTTGGCCCAGGCGATCAGCAGGGTGGCGACCCAGTCCCAGTTGGAGGTGTGCGGGGCTCCGACCAGGATGCCGGTGCGCGGCACCTCGCCGACCAGCCGCCACCTCGTCAGGCGCAGGACGCTGCGCGCGAACGCGCGACGGACCCTCGTTGTCACTGCCATGGGGCGACGGTAGATGCTGGGACCGAACGGCCTCGCACCGCACCTCTCGCGGTCCCCGAGTCTTGACTCATTCAAGAATAGTGGGGAGACTGTCCGTATGCAGACACCGGACTTCCCACAGAGGTTGCGGGACGTCTCCCTGAGGGTCACCCGGCCCCGCCTGGCGGTCCTGGAGGCAGTGGACGCCACCCCGCACGCCGACACCGAGACCGTGATCGCCACCGCCCGCGAGCTCCTGCCGGAGGTCTCGCACCAGGCCGTCTACGACTCGCTGCACACGCTGACCGAGGCCGGGCTGATCCGCAGCATCAAGCCCGCCGGCTCCGTGGCCCGCTACGAGACCCGGATCGGCGACAACCACCACCACGTCGTGTGCCGCTCCTGCGGCGTGATCGGCGACGTCGACTGCGCCGTGGGTCACGCTCCCTGCCTGACCGCCTCCGACTCCCGAGGCTTCGTCGTCGACGAGGCCGAGGTCATCTACTGGGGCACCTGCCCCGACTGCTCCACGAGTTCCTGAGAAGTACAACCGCACGCCGGAAGGAAACACATGACCGACAACACCACCGAGGGAAGCGACCCCCAGGGGATGGACCGCAAGGCTGAGAGCGGTTGCCCGGTGATGCACGACTCCGCCGCCGCCCACGGCAGCGAGAGCGAGAACCCGGCGATCCCGTCGCCGCAGCCGGTCACCCCGCGCCCGCACAGCAACCGTGACTGGTGGCCCAACCAGGTCGACCTGTCCGTGCTGCGCTCCAACACCCCGGTCAGCGCGCCCGTCGAGCCCGGCACCTACGCCGAGAAGTTCGCCGAGCTCGACCTCGAGGCGCTCAAGGCCGACATCGTCGCCGTGCTGCGCGACTCCCAGGACTGGTGGCCGGCCGACTTCGGTCACTACGGCGGCCTCTTCGTCCGGATGAGCTGGCACGCCGCCGGCACCTACCGGATCTACGACGGCCGCGGTGGCGGCGGCACCGGCCAGCAGCGGTTCGCCCCGCTCAACAGCTGGCCCGACAACGTCAGCCTCGACAAGGCCCGCCGCCTGCTGTGGCCGGTCAAGAAGAAGTACGGCCAGAAGATCTCGTGGGCCGACCTGCTGGTCTACACCGGCACCGTCGCGATGGAGGACATGGGCCTGCCGTCCTTCGGCTTCGGCTTCGGCCGCGAGGACGTCTGGGAGGCCGAGGAGGTCTTCTGGGGTCCCGAGGACAGCTGGCTGGGCGACGAGCGCTACAGCGGTGAGCGCGACCTGGCCGAGCCGCTGGGTGCGGTCCAGATGGGCCTGATCTACGTCAACCCCGAGGGCCCGGGCGGCAACCCGGACCCGCAGGCCTCGGCCCGCGACATCCGCGAGACCTTCCGCCGCATGGGCATGAACGACTACGAGACCGTGGCGCTCATCGCCGGTGGCCACACGTTCGGCAAGACCCACGGCGCCGGCCCCGCCGACAACGTCGGCCCGGAGCCGGAGGCGGCCCCGATCGAGCAGCAGGGCTTCGGCTGGAAGTCGACGTACGGCACCGGCAAGGGCGACGACACGATCACCTCGGGCCTGGAGGTCACCTGGACCTACCACCCGACCCGCTGGGACAACGAGTTCTTCCACATCCTGTTCAGCTACGAGTGGGAGCTCTTCGAGTCCCCGGCCGGTGCGAAGCAGTGGCGTCCGAAGAACGGCGCTGGCTCCGACATGGTGCCGATGGCGCACGACCCCTCGACCAAGCGCGAGCCCCGGATGCTGACCTCCGACCTCGCGCTGCGGTTCGACCCGGAGTACGAGAAGATCTCGCGCCACTTCTGGGAGAACCCCGAGGAGTTCAGCGAGGCGTTCGCCAAGGCCTGGTACAAGCTGCTGCACCGCGACATGGGTCCGGTCACCCGCTACCTCGGCCCCTGGGTGCCCGAGGCGCAGATCTGGCAGGACCCGGTGCCGGCCGTCGACCACGAGCTGGTCGACGACGCCGACGTGGCGGCCCTCAAGGCCGCGGTCCTCGAGTCCGGCCTGAGCGTCTCCGAGCTGGTCAGCACGGCATGGGCCTCGGCCTCGACGTTCCGCAAGACCGACTACCGCGGCGGCGCCAACGGCGCCCGGATCCGCCTTGCCCCGCAGAAGGACTGGGCGATCAACAACCCGGCCCAGCTGAGCAAGGTCCTCGACACCCTCGAGGGCATCCGTGCGGAGTTCAACGCCGGCGCCAAGAAGATCTCGCTGGCCGACCTGATCGTCCTCGCGGGCAACGCGGCGGTCGAGAAGGCCGCCGCCGACGCCGGCGTCGAGGTCACCGTGCCGTTCCACCCGGGCCGCACCGACGCCACCGAGGAGCAGACCGACGTCGAGTCGTTCCAGGTCCTCGAGCCGCGCGCCGACGCGTTCCGCAGCTTCGTCCGTGAGGGCGACAAGGTGCCGGCCGAGATCCTGATGGTGGAGAAGGCCTACATGCTGGACCTGACCCCGCCGGAGATGACCGTCCTGGTCGGCGGCATGCGGGTGCTCGGCACCAACCACGGCGGCACCAAGCACGGCGTGTTCACCGACCGCGTCGGTGTGCTCTCCAACGACTTCTTCGCCAACCTGCTCGACATGTCCACCGAGTGGAAGGTGTCGAAGGACGAGGAGGGTGTCTACGAGGGCCGCGACCGGGTCTCCGGCGAGGTCGTCGCCACCGCCACCGCGGTGGACCTGACCTTCGGTCACCACTCGGAGCTGCGCGCCCTGGCGGAGGTCTACGCCGCCGACGACGCGCAGGAGAAGTTCGTCGAGGACTTCGTCGCCGCGTGGACCAAGGTCATGGAGGCCGACCGCTTCGACCTGGCCTGAGCCAGCGCAGCGCCACTGCAGCACCACCGCACCACCACGGAGGCCGCCCGGCAACGGGCGGCCTCCGTGCCTTTTCCACCAGGCGCCCGGCAGGATGGGGCCATGAGCGACGCCGTCGACAACAGCACCATCAGCTACGCCCACGCGCCCCAGGCCCACCGTTACGAGGTCCGTGACGGCGACGAGGTCATCGGCTTCGCCGAGTACCGCGTCCCCGACGAGAAGCACCTCGACTTCGTGCACACCGAGGTCGACGAGTCCTACGGCGGACGCGGCCTGGCCGGCGAGCTCGTCCGCTTCGCCCTCGACGACGTGCGCCAGCAGGGCAAGCGCGCCATCCCGCACTGCAGCTACGTCGCCAAGTGGATCGGCAAGCACGACGAGTACGCCGACCTCGCCGACTTCCCGGCGTGAGCGTCCCCGAGCACCGGCCGCTCTACCTGGACAAGGCCGACCCCACGTCGTACGCCGCGGCGGGGCGGCTGGCCGAGTCGGTCGGCGCGGCGGCCGAGGCCGCCGGCCTCAGTCGGGTCCTGCTCGAGCTGGTCAACATCCGGGTCTCGCAGATCAACGGCTGCGCCTACTGCCTGGACCTGCACCGGACGCGGGCACTCGAGGCCGGTGAGGAGGAGCGCCGGCTGCTGCTGCTCGAGACCTGGTCCGAGACCGAGCTGTTCACCGAGGAGGAGCGGGCGGCGCTGCTGCTCGCCGAGTCGATCACCCGGCTGCCCGAGCCCGAGGAGCGGCGCTACGCCGAGGACCTGGCCCGCGCGGTGCTCGGCGACGCGGCCTACGTGGCCGTGTGCTGGGCGGCGATCGCGATCAACGCGTTCAACCGGGTCTCGATCACCTCCCACCACCCGGTGCGCTGAGCCGCTCAGGTCGCCAACGCGTGGGCGATGCCCACCGCGGCGCCGGCCAGGATCAGCCAGGTGCTGCTCCACCGGGTGCGCCAGAGCACCAGCAGGGTGAGCGCGGCCAGGGCGAGGGTCAGCGGGTCGACGAGGGCGTTCGCGGCGAGCTCGCCGCAGACGCCGACGATCAGCGCCAGCCCGGTCGCGTTCACCCCGTCGAGCAGCGCCGAGGTCCACGTGCGTGAGCGCAGCCAGCCGGCGAGCCGGGTGAGCAGACCGACGAGCACGAACGACGGCAGGAAGATCGCCACGGTGGCGACCAGGGCGCCGGGCAGCCCGGCGACCAGGTATCCCACGAACGTGGCGGTGGTGAACAGCGGGCCGGGGGTGACCTGGCCCAGCGAGATGCCGTCGAGCAGCTGCTGCTGGGTGATCCAGCCCAGCCGGTCGACGAAGTCGCCCTCCAGGAAGGCCAGCAGCACGTAGCCGCCGCCGTAGAGCAGCGAGCCGATCTTCAACATGGTCCAGAACAGCTGCGTCAGCTGCGCGCCGTTCGCCTCGCCCAGCACCGCCGACGCCAGCAGCACCGGCAGTCCGAGCGCGCCGAGCCGCTCGCCGCGGGCCCGGCGCTCGTACAGTGAGCGGGCCGCCCGGACCACGGCCGCCACCCCCGCGCCGCCGAAGAGCACCACCAGCTCGTTCACCCCGGCCAGGTACGCCGCCAGGCCGGCCACGGCGAGCAGCACGAGCCAGCGTGAGCGCAGCACGGTCGGGGCCATCCCGACCACCGACCACGCGATGATCGCGACGACCACCGGCACCACGCCGTACAGCAGCCCGGTGACCGCGGGCGCCTGGCCGTGCTCGACGTAGGCCCAGGACAGCGCGGTGACCATCAGTGCCGCGGGCAGGATGAAGCAGACCCCGGCCAGCAGCAGGCCCCGCCACCCCGCGCGCTCGTGGCCCAGGTGCAGGGCGAGCTCGGTCGAGTTAGGCCCGGGGAGCAGGTTCGTGGCGCCCATCAGGTCCACGAACCGGCGGTCGTCGACCCACCCACGGCGCCGCACCAGCTCCTCGCGCATGAGCGCGATGTGCGCGGCGGGCCCGCCGAACGCGACGACGCCCAGGTGCCCGAAGACCAGGGCGACCTCGCGCAGCGGGCGCTCGGCCGGGTGGTCGTGGGGGCTCACGGCACTCCTCGGGCGTCCTGGGCGAACCCGGCGCGGAGGTCCGCGGAGAGGTCCGGCGCGGGTGGGGTGGTCGTCAGGTGATGGTCATGCCGCCGTCGACGGCGATCGTCTGGCCGGTGATGTAGCCGGCCGCGTCGGAGGCCAGGAAGACCGCGGTCGCGGCCAGCTCTCGCGGGTCGCCCTTGCGGCCGGCGGGGATGCGCCCCTGCTGCGACTCCAGGTAGCCGGGCGGGTACTGCTCGGTCATCTCGGAGGCGAAGAAGCCCGGGGCGATCGCGTTGACCCGGATGCCCTTGCGGCCGGTCCACTGCTGGGCCAGGTCGCGGGTCAGGCCGATGATCGCGGCCTTCGAGGCGGAGTACGCGGCCTGGGGGAGCCCGGCGGTGGTGAGCCCGAGGATCGAGGAGATGTTGATGATGCTGGAGCCCGGCTGCATCACCCGCCCGCACGCCTGGGCCATCCAGTAGCTGCCGTTGAGGTTGATGTCGACGACCTCGCGGAACTGCTCCGGGGTCTCCCGGGTGGCGGGCACCGCGGTCCCGATGCCGGCGTTGTTGACGAGGATGTCCACCCGGCCGAGCTCGGCCACGGCGGCGTCGACGAGCGCCTGGCACGAGGCGGGGTCGGAGACGTCGGTGGCGACGCTGACCACCCGGCGCCCGGTGGCCTCGACGAGTGCGGCGGTCTCGGCCAGGCGCTCGACGCGGCGGGCGCCGATCGCCACGTCCGCGCCGGCCTCGGCCAGGGCGCGGGCGAAGTCGACGCCGAGCCCGGAGCTGGCGCCGGTGACGACGGCGACCTTGCCGTCCAGACGGAAGAGGTCGTTGAGGCTCATGCGGCTCAACGTAGCCGCTCCGAGAGCGGTGGTGGCCGAGGATCGCAGAGCGGTCCGGCATCACTAAGGTGAACCTAACAAACTCTGGAGGAGCACCGTTGACCCGATCTGATCGACCCATGCGGGAGCTGTGGCAGCGTTACCGGCGCTACCGCTCCCGCTTCGTGCTGGCGGTCGTGCTGTCGACGATCAACAAGGTCGCCGACATCGTGCCCGAGCTGCTCATCGGCGCGGCCGTGGACGTCGTGGTCCGGGGTGCGGACTCGTTCGTCGGGGAGCTGCTGGGGGTGGAGTCCCGCCACGCCCAGCTGGGCTGGCTCGCGGCCATCAACGTCGTGGTCTGGATCGTGGAGTCGCTCACCGAGTACGCCGCCGCGGTGACGTGGCGCGGCCTGGCCCAGGGGCTGCAGCACGACCTGCGGGTGCAGGCCTACGACCACGTGCAGCACCTCGACCTGGGCTGGCACGAGACCCGGCCGCAGGGCTCCACGCTGGCCACGCTCAACGACGACGTCAACCAGCTCGAGCGGCTGCTCGACGTCGGGATCCCCGCCATCCTGCAGACCGCGCTCAACGTGGTGCTGGTCGGTGCCGTGTTCGCGGCGGCGTCGTGGGAGCTCACCCTCTACGCGTTCCTGCCGATCCCGCTGGTGGTGCTCGGCTCGCTGGTCTTCCAGCGTCGCCTCGAGCCGCTCTACGCCCGGGTCCGCGACGCCGTCGCCGACCTCTCCGGCGCGCTCGGCGCCAACCTCTCCGGCATCGCGACCATCAAGGCGTTCACCGCCGAGGACCGTGAGCGCGACCGGGTCGCCGGCTTCTCCACCGCCTACCGCGAGGCCAACGTCGCGGCCATCCGCTCCT
This genomic window contains:
- the katG gene encoding catalase/peroxidase HPI, whose protein sequence is MTDNTTEGSDPQGMDRKAESGCPVMHDSAAAHGSESENPAIPSPQPVTPRPHSNRDWWPNQVDLSVLRSNTPVSAPVEPGTYAEKFAELDLEALKADIVAVLRDSQDWWPADFGHYGGLFVRMSWHAAGTYRIYDGRGGGGTGQQRFAPLNSWPDNVSLDKARRLLWPVKKKYGQKISWADLLVYTGTVAMEDMGLPSFGFGFGREDVWEAEEVFWGPEDSWLGDERYSGERDLAEPLGAVQMGLIYVNPEGPGGNPDPQASARDIRETFRRMGMNDYETVALIAGGHTFGKTHGAGPADNVGPEPEAAPIEQQGFGWKSTYGTGKGDDTITSGLEVTWTYHPTRWDNEFFHILFSYEWELFESPAGAKQWRPKNGAGSDMVPMAHDPSTKREPRMLTSDLALRFDPEYEKISRHFWENPEEFSEAFAKAWYKLLHRDMGPVTRYLGPWVPEAQIWQDPVPAVDHELVDDADVAALKAAVLESGLSVSELVSTAWASASTFRKTDYRGGANGARIRLAPQKDWAINNPAQLSKVLDTLEGIRAEFNAGAKKISLADLIVLAGNAAVEKAAADAGVEVTVPFHPGRTDATEEQTDVESFQVLEPRADAFRSFVREGDKVPAEILMVEKAYMLDLTPPEMTVLVGGMRVLGTNHGGTKHGVFTDRVGVLSNDFFANLLDMSTEWKVSKDEEGVYEGRDRVSGEVVATATAVDLTFGHHSELRALAEVYAADDAQEKFVEDFVAAWTKVMEADRFDLA
- a CDS encoding GNAT family N-acetyltransferase, which codes for MSDAVDNSTISYAHAPQAHRYEVRDGDEVIGFAEYRVPDEKHLDFVHTEVDESYGGRGLAGELVRFALDDVRQQGKRAIPHCSYVAKWIGKHDEYADLADFPA
- a CDS encoding carboxymuconolactone decarboxylase family protein, with product MSVPEHRPLYLDKADPTSYAAAGRLAESVGAAAEAAGLSRVLLELVNIRVSQINGCAYCLDLHRTRALEAGEEERRLLLLETWSETELFTEEERAALLLAESITRLPEPEERRYAEDLARAVLGDAAYVAVCWAAIAINAFNRVSITSHHPVR
- the chrA gene encoding chromate efflux transporter; amino-acid sequence: MSPHDHPAERPLREVALVFGHLGVVAFGGPAAHIALMREELVRRRGWVDDRRFVDLMGATNLLPGPNSTELALHLGHERAGWRGLLLAGVCFILPAALMVTALSWAYVEHGQAPAVTGLLYGVVPVVVAIIAWSVVGMAPTVLRSRWLVLLAVAGLAAYLAGVNELVVLFGGAGVAAVVRAARSLYERRARGERLGALGLPVLLASAVLGEANGAQLTQLFWTMLKIGSLLYGGGYVLLAFLEGDFVDRLGWITQQQLLDGISLGQVTPGPLFTTATFVGYLVAGLPGALVATVAIFLPSFVLVGLLTRLAGWLRSRTWTSALLDGVNATGLALIVGVCGELAANALVDPLTLALAALTLLVLWRTRWSSTWLILAGAAVGIAHALAT
- a CDS encoding SDR family NAD(P)-dependent oxidoreductase, which produces MSLNDLFRLDGKVAVVTGASSGLGVDFARALAEAGADVAIGARRVERLAETAALVEATGRRVVSVATDVSDPASCQALVDAAVAELGRVDILVNNAGIGTAVPATRETPEQFREVVDINLNGSYWMAQACGRVMQPGSSIINISSILGLTTAGLPQAAYSASKAAIIGLTRDLAQQWTGRKGIRVNAIAPGFFASEMTEQYPPGYLESQQGRIPAGRKGDPRELAATAVFLASDAAGYITGQTIAVDGGMTIT